In Streptomyces nojiriensis, the sequence CGCGGTCTGGGCGGCGTACTCGGGCTGGTCGCCGAGGTGCACGGGCCGTGGACCGACGAGGAGACGGCCCGGATCAGCCGGGAGGAGCTGAACGAGCGGTTCGGCGGCCGCCCGGACGACGACGCCGTGGACGAGGCGTGCGAGCTCGGGGTGCTGGAGCGGATCCCGGGGCGCCCGGACCAGTTCCTGGTGCCCTCCCCGCAGGAGCTGGCGGTGGCCGCCGAGCTGCATGCGGCCGGGGTGCCGCTGCCGGCGATCACCGGGCACCTGCGGGAACTGCGCGGACAGGTGGAGCACATCGCCTCGCGGTTCCTGGAGTTCACCACCGAGCACGTCTTCGCGCGCTACCTCGGACAGGTGCCGCCCACGGACGCGGACGCGGCGGAGGCGGCGACGATGGTACGGCGGCTGCGGCCGCTGGCCCAGCAGACCGTGGACGCGGAGCTGGCACGGGCGATGCGGCTCTTCGCGACCCGGCACCTCCAGCGGCACCTGGGGTCGGCCGGCGCACCGGGGCCGACGGGGCCCTCGCCGGTGGCGCTGCCGGCCGCGACGGTACGGGCGGTGCAGGAACTGGTGGGTGCCGACCATGTGGCGGAGTTCGTCCGGGCCGCGACGGAGCGGGAGCTCCAGGCCCGGACGATGAACGATCTGGCGCGCCGGGGGGAGCGGTAACGACGCCTGGGCGGGTGGTCACCGGCGAAGGGCCCGGTCGGGGCC encodes:
- a CDS encoding MerR family transcriptional regulator; translation: MSDQAVAEYRIEDLAHHSGATVRTIRAYQDRGLLPKPERRGRSNVYRDTHLARLRQIADLLDRGYTLASIKELLEAWDAGRGLGGVLGLVAEVHGPWTDEETARISREELNERFGGRPDDDAVDEACELGVLERIPGRPDQFLVPSPQELAVAAELHAAGVPLPAITGHLRELRGQVEHIASRFLEFTTEHVFARYLGQVPPTDADAAEAATMVRRLRPLAQQTVDAELARAMRLFATRHLQRHLGSAGAPGPTGPSPVALPAATVRAVQELVGADHVAEFVRAATERELQARTMNDLARRGER